One genomic region from Arthrobacter sp. FB24 encodes:
- the istB gene encoding IS21-like element helper ATPase IstB, whose amino-acid sequence MSPTAPATTITPTLRRRRGLTEQAAVAAVDQACRRLRLPTIRAVLDEALTVAGKEQLSYQGFLAELLLAECDDRDRRSSIRRVKAANFPRDKWLGDFDFDANTNINPATIHTLATGEWIRKGAPLCLIGDSGTGKSHLLIGLGTAAAEKGYRVKYTLATRLVNELVEAADDKVLAKTIARYGRVDLLCIDELGYMELDRRGAELLFQVLTEREEKNSIAIASNESFSGWTKTFTDPRLCAAIVDRLTFNGTIIETGTDSYRLAHSLTRNAH is encoded by the coding sequence ATGAGCCCCACCGCACCGGCCACCACCATCACCCCAACCCTGCGACGGCGCCGCGGTCTGACTGAGCAGGCCGCGGTCGCGGCCGTGGACCAAGCATGCCGCCGATTGCGCCTGCCCACCATCCGGGCGGTTCTGGACGAAGCTCTGACCGTCGCGGGGAAGGAACAACTCTCTTACCAAGGCTTCCTGGCCGAGCTGCTGCTGGCCGAATGCGATGACCGGGACCGTCGCTCCTCAATCCGACGCGTCAAAGCCGCGAACTTTCCCCGGGATAAATGGCTCGGTGATTTCGATTTCGACGCGAACACGAACATCAACCCCGCTACCATCCATACCCTCGCTACCGGCGAATGGATTCGAAAAGGTGCACCGCTATGCCTGATCGGGGACTCCGGAACCGGCAAATCCCACCTGCTTATCGGGCTGGGCACCGCCGCGGCGGAGAAGGGATACCGGGTCAAATACACTTTGGCCACCCGGCTCGTGAACGAACTCGTCGAAGCCGCCGACGACAAAGTCCTCGCCAAGACCATCGCCAGATACGGCCGAGTGGACCTGCTCTGCATTGACGAGCTCGGCTATATGGAACTGGACCGGCGCGGCGCCGAACTCCTCTTCCAGGTCCTCACCGAACGCGAAGAGAAGAACTCCATCGCCATCGCTTCCAACGAGTCGTTCTCCGGCTGGACCAAGACATTCACCGACCCGCGCCTCTGCGCCGCGATCGTTGACCGGCTGACGTTCAACGGCACCATCATCGAAACCGGCACCGATTCCTACCGCCTCGCCCACAGCCTGACAAGGAACGCGCACTAA
- a CDS encoding heavy metal-responsive transcriptional regulator, producing the protein MRIGEAAAAAGMTTKTLRFYEDSGLLPAAKRSSNGYRDYHDDSVARLEFIRRGRAAGLALTQIREILSLRDAGEAPCAHVQDLLSNQLAELDHQISELMALRSIVAGLHATAASGTDASCDPEQICSYL; encoded by the coding sequence ATGCGTATCGGTGAGGCCGCGGCAGCGGCAGGGATGACAACCAAGACGCTGCGTTTCTACGAGGACAGCGGGCTTCTCCCGGCAGCGAAAAGATCCTCTAACGGCTACCGGGACTACCATGACGACTCCGTGGCCAGGCTCGAATTCATCCGCCGCGGACGGGCCGCAGGCCTCGCCCTGACCCAAATACGCGAAATTCTTAGCCTCCGTGACGCCGGAGAAGCCCCCTGCGCCCACGTCCAAGACCTTCTCTCCAACCAGCTGGCCGAACTGGACCACCAGATTTCTGAACTAATGGCGCTGCGATCCATCGTCGCCGGCCTTCACGCCACTGCCGCGTCCGGGACCGACGCAAGCTGCGATCCCGAACAAATCTGCAGCTACCTCTGA
- the merA gene encoding mercury(II) reductase, translating to MSAASFDYDLAIIGSGGAAFAAAIRATSRGKRVLMVERSTVGGTCVNTGCIPSKALLAAAEARHVALDASGRFPGISTSAEPVDMPELVAGKRSLVESMRSEKYVDLAAGYGWNLQRGTAVFAGTAAAPVLNITAPGGTTETVSAEHYLVATGSTPWIPEVPGMDEVDYLTSTSAMELQDVPASMLVVGGGYVALEQAQLFARLGTEVTILVRSKLASAEEPEAGHALAGVFADEGIRVVRRATASSVRTDEVSGDVVVDASVSGGNEEFRAARLLMATGRRPVTEDLNLCMVGVETGDRGEVLVDGSLRSTNPRIWAAGDVTGHPEFVYVAAAHGALMVENAFEGAGREVDYRHLPRVTFTSPALAAVGMTDKEANQAGIRCMCRVLPLKFIPRALVNRDTRGFIKIVADADTGRIVGITVVGKDAGDIAAAGIYILEAGMTVDQVANLWSPYLTMAEGIKIAAQSFTTDVSKLSCCAA from the coding sequence GTGTCGGCAGCATCTTTCGATTATGACCTGGCCATTATCGGTTCCGGCGGGGCTGCTTTCGCTGCGGCCATCCGGGCAACCAGCCGTGGCAAGCGGGTGTTGATGGTGGAGCGCAGCACTGTGGGAGGCACGTGCGTGAACACGGGCTGCATCCCGTCCAAGGCCCTGCTGGCCGCCGCGGAAGCCCGCCATGTCGCCCTCGATGCTTCCGGACGGTTCCCCGGTATCAGCACCTCCGCAGAGCCGGTGGATATGCCCGAACTGGTCGCCGGGAAGCGCTCACTGGTCGAATCCATGCGGTCAGAGAAGTATGTGGATCTCGCCGCGGGCTATGGATGGAACCTGCAGCGGGGGACGGCGGTGTTCGCCGGAACCGCAGCCGCACCGGTTTTGAACATCACCGCCCCGGGCGGAACCACCGAGACAGTCAGCGCGGAACACTACCTGGTCGCGACCGGCTCCACCCCCTGGATCCCTGAAGTGCCGGGAATGGACGAGGTGGATTATCTGACGTCCACGAGTGCGATGGAGCTGCAGGACGTTCCCGCTTCGATGCTGGTGGTGGGCGGCGGGTATGTGGCGCTGGAGCAGGCGCAGCTTTTCGCCCGGCTCGGCACGGAGGTGACCATCCTGGTCCGGTCCAAGCTCGCCTCGGCCGAAGAGCCTGAAGCCGGGCATGCCCTCGCCGGTGTCTTCGCCGATGAGGGTATCCGGGTCGTCCGTCGAGCGACAGCGTCCTCGGTCCGGACCGATGAGGTGTCGGGGGACGTGGTCGTGGATGCTTCCGTCTCAGGAGGAAACGAGGAATTCAGGGCCGCGCGCCTGCTCATGGCAACAGGCCGGCGCCCGGTCACGGAGGATTTGAACCTTTGCATGGTCGGCGTTGAAACCGGGGACCGCGGGGAAGTCCTGGTCGACGGGAGCCTTCGCAGTACTAATCCGAGGATCTGGGCCGCGGGTGATGTGACGGGTCACCCGGAGTTCGTTTATGTCGCCGCCGCGCACGGGGCCCTGATGGTGGAGAACGCCTTTGAGGGTGCCGGGCGTGAGGTCGATTACCGGCACCTGCCCCGGGTCACGTTTACCAGCCCTGCCCTGGCCGCTGTCGGGATGACGGACAAGGAAGCGAACCAGGCAGGGATCCGGTGCATGTGCCGGGTTCTGCCGCTCAAATTTATCCCTCGCGCGCTGGTGAACCGTGATACCCGCGGCTTCATCAAGATCGTTGCCGACGCGGACACGGGTCGGATTGTAGGGATCACTGTCGTGGGTAAGGACGCCGGGGACATCGCCGCCGCAGGGATTTACATTCTGGAGGCCGGGATGACCGTTGATCAGGTCGCGAATCTCTGGAGCCCCTATCTGACCATGGCCGAAGGCATCAAGATAGCAGCCCAGTCCTTCACTACTGACGTCTCCAAACTGTCCTGTTGCGCGGCATGA
- the istA gene encoding IS21 family transposase: protein MGSRVELFAQIRRDARVEGASIRELARRHQVARKTVRKALSSPVPPERKTPVRSSPRLDPYKPTIDAMLVEDTTAPRKQRHTARRILARLIEEHGADELSYSTVRDYVRVRRAQIDVEAGRRVEVFVPQEHAPGAEAEVDFGEVWIVLDGVKTKCHMFIFRLSHSGKAIHRIYPTQAQEAFLEGHVEAFNEIGGVPVKHIRYDNLTSAVRAVVFGQGRNRLENDRWVLFRSFYGFDAFYCQPGLAGAHEKGGVEGEVGWFRRNRLTPMPVARSLDELNDWIRSREVQDDQRRIDGRIRTIGQDFAAERPFLAPLPADEFDPGLVLNPRVDRSSMITVRMVKYSVPARFIGRRVRVSLRASEVVVFDGRAVAARHQRIIAKGGQSVQLDHYLEVLKTKPGALPGSTALARARESGAFTSAHDAFWSASRRVNGDAAGTRELIDVLLLHRSMEAEDIEAGITAALGVGAVSADVVAVEGRRHASSIPAGGSRPDRHRGAHAEAKVQRVVSLTQRRLMDPAAVIAGLPPDKRPLPAISAYDELLAKRTEHSAGTASKENIS from the coding sequence ATGGGGTCAAGAGTGGAGTTGTTCGCGCAGATTCGGAGGGATGCCCGGGTGGAGGGCGCGTCAATCCGGGAGCTTGCCCGCAGGCACCAGGTGGCGCGGAAAACCGTGCGTAAGGCGTTAAGTTCCCCGGTCCCGCCAGAGCGTAAAACTCCTGTACGGTCCTCGCCGCGGCTTGATCCTTATAAACCGACGATCGACGCCATGCTCGTCGAGGACACGACGGCGCCGAGGAAGCAGCGTCACACTGCCCGGAGGATTCTTGCCCGGCTCATCGAGGAGCATGGAGCGGACGAGTTGTCGTATTCGACGGTGCGTGACTACGTTCGGGTCCGCCGGGCGCAGATCGATGTGGAGGCCGGCCGCCGGGTTGAGGTATTTGTTCCTCAGGAGCACGCCCCGGGCGCGGAAGCGGAAGTGGACTTCGGTGAAGTCTGGATCGTGCTGGACGGGGTAAAGACGAAATGCCACATGTTCATCTTCCGGCTTTCTCACTCCGGCAAAGCCATCCACCGGATTTACCCCACCCAGGCCCAGGAAGCGTTTCTGGAAGGCCACGTCGAGGCGTTCAACGAGATCGGCGGCGTGCCGGTCAAACATATCCGCTATGACAACCTCACCAGTGCCGTCAGGGCCGTGGTGTTCGGTCAGGGGCGGAACCGCCTGGAGAATGACCGGTGGGTGTTGTTTCGCTCGTTCTATGGATTTGATGCCTTTTATTGCCAGCCAGGTCTTGCCGGCGCTCACGAGAAAGGCGGGGTCGAGGGCGAGGTGGGCTGGTTCCGCCGCAACCGGCTGACCCCGATGCCCGTGGCGAGGTCCCTTGATGAGCTCAACGACTGGATCCGGAGCCGGGAGGTTCAAGACGATCAGCGGCGGATTGATGGCAGGATCCGCACTATCGGCCAGGACTTCGCCGCCGAGCGCCCGTTCCTGGCACCGTTGCCGGCCGACGAGTTCGATCCCGGTCTGGTGTTGAACCCGAGAGTGGACCGGTCCTCAATGATCACCGTGCGGATGGTGAAGTACTCGGTGCCAGCACGGTTCATCGGTCGGCGGGTCCGGGTTTCATTGCGGGCATCCGAAGTTGTGGTGTTCGACGGCCGCGCGGTGGCGGCCCGGCACCAGCGGATTATTGCCAAGGGCGGGCAGTCGGTCCAGTTGGACCATTATCTGGAGGTCCTCAAGACCAAGCCCGGCGCTTTGCCTGGTTCCACTGCTTTGGCCAGGGCGCGGGAGTCGGGTGCTTTCACCAGCGCCCATGACGCCTTCTGGTCTGCCTCGCGCAGGGTCAACGGTGATGCCGCGGGGACCCGTGAACTGATTGACGTCCTGCTGCTGCACCGATCGATGGAAGCCGAAGACATCGAGGCAGGGATCACCGCAGCCCTTGGAGTAGGTGCCGTCAGTGCCGACGTCGTGGCGGTTGAAGGCCGCCGACATGCCTCCAGCATCCCTGCTGGTGGGTCCCGTCCTGACCGTCATCGCGGTGCTCATGCTGAAGCGAAAGTGCAACGAGTTGTCAGCCTGACCCAGCGCCGGCTGATGGACCCGGCGGCGGTCATCGCCGGGCTCCCTCCAGACAAGCGGCCGCTCCCGGCGATCAGCGCCTATGACGAGCTGCTGGCCAAACGCACCGAACACTCCGCAGGAACCGCGTCGAAGGAAAACATCTCATGA